A stretch of Oncorhynchus mykiss isolate Arlee chromosome 12, USDA_OmykA_1.1, whole genome shotgun sequence DNA encodes these proteins:
- the si:ch211-283g2.1 gene encoding sodium- and chloride-dependent GABA transporter ine, with protein sequence MSHKRRLCDCLSFISNQVSHDIWAQSVKSQRRHRQKDPTLEMELDQGKMDQEPGRPTWNRQIEFTLAGIGCAVGLGNIWRFPYLCYRSGGGAFLVPYLLMLLVMGIPLLYMELILGQYMRRGPVHALAKACPLLKGVGLATVAISFIMCTYYNIIITWGLYYLFSSFQSPLPWQSCNNTWNTPNCTNHINPNTSSHSSTASQQFFNYRMLERTGGVEESGVLRWELFLLLLLAWILLYFCIFKGVKSTGKVVYFTALFPYVILLALLINNVQLPGAMEGIRFFIVPNWEKLLELEVWVNAAAQIFNSIGIGFGSLMAMSSYNNFNNNILKDTLAISITNSLTSILAGFVIFSAFGYMSHLQNIPVSELAVDGPGLVFVVYPQAFATMPVAPLWAILFFFMLLCLGLDSQFAMVEVMATSLMDGFGGPLMKFLRHKEMLVLAVCSTAFLLGIPHVMQVGIYVFQLMDHYTAIVSLMFLAFFEVLAICGLYGVRRLSANLKEMTGNRPNIFFRVCWMFVAPLLITIILVFTIIQFKPARYEDYVYPPWAQGIGWVIAMASIIWIPLGALHTLWVLPGSFTERLVKSITPYALENERGGDTYPNIAVISSLGRETEKPHIQTNL encoded by the exons ATGAGTCATAAAAGACGATTATGTGACTGTCTTTCATTTATTTCTAACCAAGTCTCCCATGACATTTGGGCCCAGTCAGTCAAGTCACAGagaagacacagacagaaagacccAACCTTGGAAATGGAGCTGGACCAAGGCAAGATGGATCAGGAGCCAGGCAGGCCCACATGGAACAGGCAGATCGAGTTCACCCTGGCTGGGATCGGCTGTGCTGTGGGGCTGGGGAACATATGGCGGTTCCCTTATCTGTGCTACAGGagtggaggag GTGCATTCCTGGTTCCCTACCTGCTGATGCTGCTGGTGATGGGAATTCCTCTGCTCTACATGGAGCTGATTCTGGGACAGTACATGAGAAGAGGGCCTGTTCATGCCCTGGCTAAAGCCTGCCCGCTGCTCAAAG GAGTGGGCCTGGCGACTGTGGCCATCTCCTTCATCATGTGTACTTACTACAACATCATCATCACATGGGGTCTGTACTACCTGTTCAGCTCCTTCCAGAGTCCGCTGCCCTGGCAGAGCTGCAACAACACATGGAACACCCCCAACTGCACCAATCACATAAACCCGAACACCAGCTCACACTCCTCCACCGCCAGCCAGCAGTTCTTCAA TTATAGGATgctggagaggacagggggagtggaggagagcggGGTGCTGCGATGGGAACTCTTTCTCCTGCTCCTTTTGGCCTGGATCCTCCTCTACTTCTGCATCTTTAAGGGGGTCAAGTCAACAGGGaag GTGGTATACTTCACGGCTCTCTTCCCATATGTCATCCTGTTAGCTCTGTTGATTAACAATGTCCAGCTCCCAGGAGCTATGGAAGGCATCCGCTTTTTCATCGTGCCAAACTGGGAGAAACTACTGGAGTTGGAG GTTTGGGTCAACGCTGCAGCTCAGATCTTTAACTCCATTGGGATAGGCTTTGGCTCCCTCATGGCCATGTCCAGCTATAACAACTTCAACAACAACATATTAAA AGACACCCTGGCTATCTCCATCACCAACTCCCTGACCAGTATTCTGGCAGGTTTTGTCATCTTCTCGGCATTCGGCTACATGTCACATCTCCAGAACATACCTGTCAGTGAGCTGGCTGTAGATG GTCCAGGACTGGTTTTTGTTGTTTACCCACAAGCCTTTGCAACGATGCCAGTGGCTCCGCTGTGGGCAATTCTGTTCTTCTTCATGCTCCTGTGCCTTGGGCTGGACAGCCAG TTTGCCATGGTGGAGGTGATGGCGACCAGCCTAATGGATGGGTTTGGAGGGCCCCTGATGAAGTTCCTGAGACACAAGGAGATGCTGGTGCTGGCAGTCTGCAGCACTGCCTTTCTGCTGGGAATACCCCATGTCATGCAG GTGGGGATCTATGTATTCCAGCTGATGGACCACTACACGGCCATAGTGTCTCTCATGTTCCTGGCCTTCTTTGAGGTGCTGGCCATCTGCGGACTTTATG GTGTGAGGAGGCTTTCGGCAAACTTAAAGGAGATGACAGGAAATAGGCCTAATATCTTCTTCAGAGTGTGCTGGATGTTTGTGGCTCCTCTTCTGATCACT ATTATCCTGGTGTTCACAATCATCCAATTTAAACCAGCTCGCTATGAGGACTACGTGTATCCCCCGTGGGCTCAGGGGATTGGCTGGGTCATCGCTATGGCATCCATCATCTGGATCCCACTCGGAGCTCTTCACACACTGTGGGTTCTGCCAGGCTCCTTCACTGAG AGATTAGTAAAGTCAATCACCCCCTATGCACTGGAGAACGAGAGGGGAGGAGACACATACCCAAACATAGCAGTCATCAGCTCCTTAGGTAGAGAAACAGAGAAGCCTCACATTCAGACAAACCTCTGA